The window TACGTCACACTGGTGAGCAGGATCGGCTCTCCTCTCGATAAGCCACTCATGAAGGCCCTGAGCATCGCCGGCTCGGAGAGAGCAGCATATGAGGCTGAGTCGATACTGGATGACTGGCTGGGGAGGGCGGACAGGCTTGTCGATGAGTTCGTATCCGGCAGGATCAGGATATTTTGATCTAAGATAGCAGGGCGCAAACTCTGGCATTCAGGCCGGAGAGGAGGTCAAGCATTTTGAGCACCCCGCTAGATGCAGCCGGATACCGGACGAAGGGCCGGACCGGCGCACAACGGCCCAGATGTATAAAAATAATTGATCGTTTATTCTGCATCTGAGTGGGCATAGTTTGCATTTGCCTCAGGATTCTCTACGAAAGCTTTTAAACTAGATAAAATAAAATCGACTACTTCTTTCGCCTTGCCGACTGTGTTCACGTCCAGCTCCGCAACCAGGGTCTTTTTGCCTGATTCTCTGAATATGCCGTATGATAACAGCTGTTTTCGTAAATCCTTTGCAACCTCATCAGATAACCGCAGCTGAGCGAAATAAAAACTAAGCTCGCCAGTGGGCTTGCAGTAGAGAAAACTGGCATGTGCGTCTTCTGATGGCAGATACATCCGAACCGAATAGCTCTTAGTACCCCAGTATATCGAGAATCCATTCCTTTCAGCTTCATCCAGGATATACTGGAAGAACGATCTCAATTCAGGCACACATTTATTCATGAAATCAATAGGTGTAAGATTTGTAAACTTCTTTTTCTTTTGAGCCTCTTGTATCCGCTCTCGGGCAATATCCTCATTAATCACCACGGTCCGGAGCAGCAGCTCATCACCGCCTTTGGTCTTGACATAACTGAGTACCACAGCGTTGATATTGACATCATGATGCTCTGAGAGCCATTTGATCATTCTTTTGAGCGAGTCCTCTATCGAGAATCCAACCAGGACGATCCTCTGTGTGCTATTCAGGTTAATGCTATCCAGATCGACATCCGGAAACGCTTCACTGAAAGCATCTTCAAGCTCTTTAGACCTGTAATTCGAGCAGATGTCATTTAATTTATCCACAGACCAGCCTGCCACACTTGCTGCGTAATCAATTGCCTGCGCTAGTGCTTCACGTGGTAAGGCATCACGCTTCAGCTCTATGATAACGGTGTTTCCATATATGTCGATGCCCAGAAGATCAACGGTACCAGAATCTGTATTTACCTGTCTGCCGATGACCATGATGTCTGGTCCAACTATTTCCGGATTGGATGCGATCCAGGACTCGAGATCATCTGGCTCGGTGTGCCCTTCCTTGCTCAGATTGGTCGCGATGGGTATCAATTTGCCGTCAAGTATCTGCCAGGTCTTGATCTCAGTGCTCATAACCGATTCTCCGCGAGTCAGAAACACAATTATCTCTTGTAAAGTATTACGTGACACTGGTTCCTTCTGTATAAATAAACGTCGCTCGATGTTTGTATATTTCTATTTAAAATTTATATTTTCCGGCTGCATATTGCCGATTTACTTCCCAAATTAGCAATGTCAAGATGCAACGCTGTACAGAACGCTCCTATCGGCAGCTTCGCAGGTGCATTGGCCCTGCTACGCACTCGTGGTGAGCAGATGAATGCTACCAGCAACTGACCTGTGAATTCCAAGTTGCTCAACAAATGAGAGACTGCACCCGAGTTTAGAGAAGGCTCATTGACTGGCGTTTACCAGCTCCTCATAGCCGATGTAGCTCATGAGAGCTTCCTTCTTGTCGCCTATCAGCTCCCTCTCCCTGTTCAGAATATCGCGAACAAGCGGAACTATGGGTTCATCTCCGTCCCAGTTCTTCAGGAGTATCTCATCGGATCCCGTGGCTGTGCGCACCTGATCAGCAACCATGGCGCACAGGAATATGTCATCCACATAGCCCTCTGCACCGTGCGATTCTTCAGGAATGATATCTGATGGCAGGATGAAATATGCTATCGCCGCTATGACCAGCTTCCACATGCACCTGGGCAGCTCCGGATCACCGAGCATGCGGCTCATGAGCCTGTAAAACGCAGGGGCGTATCTCACGAGATCGCTGTGCTCTCCCTCATACCCCTCTATGTCCTTCTCGAGTATCTTGTCGAATCTATCCAAGGAGTGCCCTCCTTGAAGGCCCTTGATGGGAATTATTACCGGTGATAATTAACCTTTCCGCCGCGTGTCTCAAGGCGGTTTGATGATGCCCACATGCAATCGCGAAAGGTTTTTAATTCAGGCCATGGCTACCTCGGTGACCATGGGAAAAACAGGAAGTGTAGTCTGGCAGAAGATAAAGGGCCGAAAGGGACAGGTCCGCATGGTACCGAGCTCAGAAGTATCCTACAAGAAGCCGGGACCCCTTCACAAGTACACATCCAGCGGTTCCAGGCGCAGATGGATGAAGAGGTCTGAGAAGGCTGCAGCCACCAGGTAAACCCCAACTTGTTCTGGTTCGGTATGGAGAGGTCGCTCTCAAGGACAGCTGGACCAGGTCGAGCTGGGAGAGGCTCCTGAGAGCGAACATATCCCATGATCTTCGCGCGGCCTGTATAGATTTCAGGATGACTGGAGAGGGCGGAAGGATATACGTCCACACCGCAGATGAGAGAGCGCCCTCCACGATCTCCAGGGTTTTTGGCGTTGTTTCGGTCAGCCCCGCCTACAGCGTGCATCCCCGGATAACTGATATCTCCGAGCTTGCGGTGAGCATCGCCCTGATGCGCTCGCCGAAGAGCTTTGCAATAAGATCGAGGCGTGCCGGAGGCGAGATATCCAGCGAGAGGATAGCTGTGGAGGTCGGAGCTGCGGTCCAGCGCGCCACGGGGGCGGATGTCGATCTCGATAATCCAGAGCTGGAGATATTCGTCGAGGCCCGCCCGGAGAGGGCGCTGGTCTTCACCGAGATCATGCGGGGCGTTGGGGGTCTCCCTCTAGGCTCTCAGTCCAGGATGCTCGCGCTGATCTCCGGCGGCATTGACTCTCCTGTGGCGGCATGGCTTATCATGCGTCGCGGATCTCCTGTGTCGCTGCTCCACTTCGATGCCTCGCCATACGCTGACTCCAGGGAGCAGGTGATCAGACAGGCCGAGATACTTCAGAGCTGGATGTCAGGAAGGCGGCTCGATCTGGTCATAGTACGTAACGCACGTGCGATCGATGTGATATCATCCAGATACCCCAGGGAGACCTGCGTTCTATGCAGACGGCTGATGTACCATGTCTCCTCTGTCGTGATGAAGCGGATGAGAGCGAAGGGCATCGTGACCGGATACTCCCTCGGGCAGGTGGCATCCCAGACCCCTGAGAACATCATGGCAGAGCAGGTCGGGATCGAGGCGCCCGTATACCATCCACTGATCGCGATGGACAAGACCGAGATCATGGATCTGGCACGCAGGATCGGCACGTACGATGTATCCACAGGATCTAAGCAGTGCCGGGCTGCGCCGAGGAAGCCTGTGACCAAGGCGAAGCTCGACGAGATCCTGAGAATCGAGGGTGAGCTGGCTCTGAGGGAGCTCGCAATGGAGCTCGCGGATGAAATGGAGGTCGTGAGAGTAAGGAAGCAGGAAGTGTCACATGAAGATGCGGATTGACAGCTGCTTGCGTGGACGTATGCATGTGACCCTGCAGGAGTCACGAAGCGCTGCAATTATGAGCATCGGTTTCTGTATTCAGTGACCTCCTCTCCAGCCTGAAGACCGGAGCCTGCACCCTGTTACGCTCTGTCATTCGAGACCACGACCCAAGCCGGTTGCTCTTGATCCCCTCCCACATTCTGCTCTGACTGCTCAACCAAATGAGCATGTTGACAATGGACGTGCCTGTTGATCTCTCGATGCCTCATCCAGGTGAATTGGCGGGGTAGTGAGAATGACGAAAAAGGATGCTTCACAGATCACGAAAATCCAGCTCTACGGTAATTCGCAGAGATGAGCCTTCTCGATATCTGTACAGTAGCATTTAGATGAATCGTCTATATGTACATGTATCTGCAACCTGGCGGGACGGCTCACTGAATCGAAGAGCTTCAAGCATGCAGGAGCCAGTGGTGGTATGGATATAAACAAAACCAGCAGCGTTTACCTTGCCATGATGTATGTTTACATAAAGTCCTATGAGGAGGCCATAAGCGACTTCGAGACCGCTGTCAAGGATACAGGGTTCGCGGATCTTGCGATAGAGGCGGTCAGGGAGAAGTTCCGGGAGAGGATAGACAGGGTCTCGAGAGAGCTGGATATGCTCTCCTCAAGCAGCTGATCTCTTCATTCCAGCTATTTTAATTATTGATCGTGTCTGAAGCATGTGCTTTTGAGCATTGTGTGCCCTGGCACGTGGGGCTTCCTGCAGGGCTGTAAGTTGCGGGTGACCTCCTCTCCGGCCTGAAGACCGGAGCCTGCGCCCTGCTGCTCTATATCCATCAGTACAATAACTGGAGAGGAGATGTGGGGAGAAGGAAGGCACCAGGAGGGGCAGTGTTTCGAATTCTACCAGATCTCACCTGAAGAGATCTGTTTTGTGGAGGCCGGAGAAGCAGACCCTCTCGCATCTTCCGCACCCAACGCATCCCGGCATTCCAGCGCGCGAGAGCATGTACTCCAGCTTCTCCATGTACCATGAGAGGAGCCTTTCCTCAGGTCTGGCCTTAGGGTTTGCACCGGATGCCATTCTGTGGAATCCGGAGAGTATGCAGGAGTCAGCGCATCTGATTCTCTCACCGTCTGGCAGGCCGAGATCTGCGATCGTAAAGCAGTGGCACGTGGGGCATACAAAGCTGCATCCGCCGCAGGAGATGCATTCCCTCGACATGGATCTCCAGTCGATCTCCCTGAGCTTGGATCGCATGCGCTCCTGAGAGAGCCAGGGCCTGGCGCTCAGGATCCTCTCACGGCTTTCTCTCATCAGCGCCCTCTTTTCCGCATCATCGCCCCTCTCGAGAAGCTCCTCTGAGAGCCGCGCGAGCATGATGCCATCCGGAGACCCGGTCTCCAGGAGGTAGCGTTCTCCCAGATCAGTGAGAAGGAGATCGAAGCCCTCATGCGCCTCAGGTCCAGATCCCATCTGGGCGCAGAAGCAGCTCTCGGACGGCTCAGTGCAGCTCAGAGCGACTATAGCAGTCGATCTTCTGCGTTTTGAGTACAGCTCGTCAGCAGGCTCGGAGAGCATTATTCTGTCAAGCAGGGAGAGTGCACGGAGATCGCATGGTCTCACGCCGACGATCAGCCTCTCTTTGACCTGAGGAACCTGAAATGTGTAAAGGCCGCTCTCCTGGAGGTATGTGAAGAGCGTCTCACGCGGCGGGAGAAACAGCCGTGTTGGCGGTAAGAGCGGATTCGGGGCGCCGAGCGCCAGATCCTCTCCCCTCCACGAGACCAGCTGCGGCTCCCCATTCACGAGAACAGGTGCGATGATCTCGAAGTATGCGCTGGCCCTTCTGAGCAGCTCAGGGAGGTCGTTCTTTTCGAGGAAGAACATCATGCCCCCTCCCTCCTGATGCTGACGGATGTGATCTTGAGAGATGGAATCTTCGAGTGCGGATCGAGCTGCCATCCTGTGAGCATATTCGCAGGCGACTCCCTGAAGTGGAAGGGCATGAAAAGGGTTCCACTGCTGACGCTATCGCTCAGTCTCGCCCTCGCCCTTATGGTTCCGCTCTCCGACTCCAGGATCACGCCGGTCCCGTTTCTTATTCCAAGAGACGCAGCATCTTTTGGATTTACATCAACAAAAGCCTCAGGCACCTCGCGCTCCAG of the Methanothrix sp. genome contains:
- a CDS encoding DUF1232 domain-containing protein translates to MDRFDKILEKDIEGYEGEHSDLVRYAPAFYRLMSRMLGDPELPRCMWKLVIAAIAYFILPSDIIPEESHGAEGYVDDIFLCAMVADQVRTATGSDEILLKNWDGDEPIVPLVRDILNRERELIGDKKEALMSYIGYEELVNASQ
- a CDS encoding DUF5350 domain-containing protein, with the translated sequence MGKTGSVVWQKIKGRKGQVRMVPSSEVSYKKPGPLHKYTSSGSRRRWMKRSEKAAATR
- a CDS encoding 4Fe-4S dicluster domain-containing protein, coding for MMFFLEKNDLPELLRRASAYFEIIAPVLVNGEPQLVSWRGEDLALGAPNPLLPPTRLFLPPRETLFTYLQESGLYTFQVPQVKERLIVGVRPCDLRALSLLDRIMLSEPADELYSKRRRSTAIVALSCTEPSESCFCAQMGSGPEAHEGFDLLLTDLGERYLLETGSPDGIMLARLSEELLERGDDAEKRALMRESRERILSARPWLSQERMRSKLREIDWRSMSRECISCGGCSFVCPTCHCFTIADLGLPDGERIRCADSCILSGFHRMASGANPKARPEERLLSWYMEKLEYMLSRAGMPGCVGCGRCERVCFSGLHKTDLFR
- a CDS encoding endonuclease NucS domain-containing protein, producing the protein MSTEIKTWQILDGKLIPIATNLSKEGHTEPDDLESWIASNPEIVGPDIMVIGRQVNTDSGTVDLLGIDIYGNTVIIELKRDALPREALAQAIDYAASVAGWSVDKLNDICSNYRSKELEDAFSEAFPDVDLDSINLNSTQRIVLVGFSIEDSLKRMIKWLSEHHDVNINAVVLSYVKTKGGDELLLRTVVINEDIARERIQEAQKKKKFTNLTPIDFMNKCVPELRSFFQYILDEAERNGFSIYWGTKSYSVRMYLPSEDAHASFLYCKPTGELSFYFAQLRLSDEVAKDLRKQLLSYGIFRESGKKTLVAELDVNTVGKAKEVVDFILSSLKAFVENPEANANYAHSDAE
- the thiI gene encoding tRNA uracil 4-sulfurtransferase ThiI; protein product: MVRYGEVALKDSWTRSSWERLLRANISHDLRAACIDFRMTGEGGRIYVHTADERAPSTISRVFGVVSVSPAYSVHPRITDISELAVSIALMRSPKSFAIRSRRAGGEISSERIAVEVGAAVQRATGADVDLDNPELEIFVEARPERALVFTEIMRGVGGLPLGSQSRMLALISGGIDSPVAAWLIMRRGSPVSLLHFDASPYADSREQVIRQAEILQSWMSGRRLDLVIVRNARAIDVISSRYPRETCVLCRRLMYHVSSVVMKRMRAKGIVTGYSLGQVASQTPENIMAEQVGIEAPVYHPLIAMDKTEIMDLARRIGTYDVSTGSKQCRAAPRKPVTKAKLDEILRIEGELALRELAMELADEMEVVRVRKQEVSHEDAD